A single region of the candidate division KSB1 bacterium genome encodes:
- a CDS encoding NUDIX hydrolase: MIQNLTELDVIQAAGGLLWRSTAHGNELAIIHRPKHDDWTLPKGKLEPGETWHEAALREVFEETGCQAEIENFAGCVCYVTNKVPKLVLYWNMKLIAPMPFRTNNEVDRLQWWSADAAVGKLTYPKERELVLKNVSLLPCY; the protein is encoded by the coding sequence ATGATTCAAAATCTGACTGAGCTTGATGTCATCCAAGCTGCTGGTGGTTTGCTATGGCGTTCGACTGCTCATGGTAACGAACTGGCGATCATCCATCGGCCGAAGCATGATGACTGGACATTGCCCAAAGGGAAATTAGAGCCAGGCGAAACCTGGCACGAGGCGGCACTTCGAGAGGTGTTTGAGGAGACAGGGTGCCAGGCAGAAATTGAAAATTTTGCCGGCTGTGTTTGCTATGTTACGAATAAAGTTCCCAAGTTAGTGCTTTATTGGAATATGAAATTAATTGCTCCGATGCCGTTTCGGACAAATAATGAGGTAGATCGGCTCCAATGGTGGAGCGCTGACGCTGCGGTAGGCAAACTCACCTACCCCAAAGAACGGGAACTGGTCTTAAAAAATGTTTCATTATTGCCCTGTTATTAA
- a CDS encoding DNA polymerase III subunit alpha — MSDFVHLHNHSHYSLLDGACKIEDLIEACREFGMDTLALTDHGNMFGAIEFYTKAREAGIKPIIGAEVYIAPGSRFDRSSAKGAKDASFHLILLAKNETGYKNLMKLVSAGFLEGFYYKPRIDKELLRQHADGLIALSACLKGEVPQRILQQDLAAAERAALEFKDIFHDDFYFEIHRHKIPEEEIAIQGIAQLSNKLNIPMVATNDTHYLKREHAFAHDILLCLQTGKSLEEENRMRFNTNEVYFKSPEEMKQLFHDFPEALRNTRLVADKCNLTLDLKSVHLPRYQVPEAYGNISLDDYLQLLAEQGLRERYPQVTPELEARLTYELDIIKKMGYAGYFLIVKDFIDHARKEKIPVGPGRGSAAGSLVAYVLRITNIDPIQYDLLFERFLNPERVSMPDIDIDFCFERREEIIQYVKKKYGEQNVTQIITFGTMAARGVIRDVGRVLKMSLSEVDKIAKMIPEKLGTTLEKALEQVAELRQVVEQDELHRKLIENSLILEGLARHASTHAAGVVITPDELTNYTPLFKSSQGDVTTQYDMKTLEKIGVLKMDFLGLRTLTVIDHTLKLLKNRGIELDLDQLPLDDPATFQIFCNGETVAIFQFESSGMRDCLRRLKPERIGDLIAMNALYRPGPMDMIDDFIARKHGEQKIEYLHPLMEPILKETYGVMIYQEQVMRVASELAGFSLGGADLLRRAISKKKLEQIKQMREQFVAGAEKKGISPAISNEIFDLIVKFAGYGFNKSHAAGYSLIAYQTAYLKAHYPAEFMAANLTSEISDTSRIVVLIDECKRMGLTILPPDVNESEFEFTVVNQAIRYGLGAIKNVGRNAINSILAARKKLGRFKTIFDLVAHVDGRLVNKKVLESLIQAGAMDSLQGHRAQLMQSIDLAANYAQRIHLHRANGQTSIFDASGPSIGPDTPPLPDVAPWSHSEQLSREKDLLGFYFSGHPLSRYSIELKMFSQHTLDQLRFLSDKAELKTIAMITGIKKHFDRKNRPMAFVTIEDLTATGELIIFADAFEKHRQIVHEDSILLVIGKVSMKNGNDEAKILCDDLIPIDQVWERCVKNIKFSLQVNQQSEHHLREIKNILTKNRGSVPVLINLKTPENGEYTFLSKKITAQPSSALISQLSNIIGLENICIELQPRSL, encoded by the coding sequence ATGAGCGATTTTGTTCATCTTCATAATCATTCGCATTATAGCTTATTAGATGGCGCCTGCAAAATCGAAGATCTCATCGAAGCGTGCCGGGAATTTGGGATGGATACCCTGGCTTTGACCGATCATGGCAATATGTTCGGTGCGATTGAATTCTATACCAAAGCGCGCGAGGCTGGCATCAAACCGATTATTGGCGCTGAGGTATACATCGCTCCCGGCAGTCGGTTCGACCGATCTTCTGCGAAAGGAGCTAAAGATGCGTCGTTTCATCTGATCCTGCTGGCGAAAAACGAGACGGGCTATAAGAACCTCATGAAGCTGGTGTCGGCAGGCTTTTTGGAAGGATTTTATTACAAGCCGCGTATCGATAAGGAACTGCTTCGTCAGCATGCTGACGGGCTTATTGCATTATCGGCTTGTTTAAAGGGGGAGGTGCCGCAGCGCATTTTGCAACAGGATCTGGCTGCGGCTGAGCGGGCCGCCCTCGAATTCAAGGACATCTTTCATGATGATTTTTATTTTGAAATTCATCGCCACAAGATCCCCGAAGAGGAAATCGCCATTCAAGGCATCGCGCAATTGAGCAACAAGCTCAATATCCCAATGGTCGCCACCAATGATACTCATTACTTGAAACGCGAACATGCTTTTGCTCACGACATCCTGCTTTGTCTGCAAACCGGCAAATCTTTGGAAGAAGAGAACCGCATGCGCTTTAACACCAACGAGGTCTATTTCAAATCGCCTGAGGAAATGAAGCAGCTTTTCCATGATTTTCCCGAGGCGCTTCGAAATACCCGTTTGGTGGCCGATAAATGCAATCTAACGCTCGACCTGAAAAGCGTTCATTTGCCTCGCTATCAAGTGCCTGAGGCATATGGCAACATATCTCTGGATGATTATTTGCAGCTATTAGCGGAACAAGGACTGCGAGAACGGTATCCCCAGGTCACGCCCGAGCTGGAAGCGCGCTTGACCTACGAATTGGACATCATTAAAAAAATGGGCTATGCTGGTTATTTTTTGATTGTGAAGGATTTCATTGATCATGCTCGCAAGGAGAAGATCCCAGTGGGACCAGGACGTGGATCAGCGGCTGGCAGCCTTGTCGCTTATGTCTTACGCATCACCAATATCGATCCGATCCAATATGATCTCCTGTTTGAGCGGTTTCTCAATCCTGAGCGCGTGAGCATGCCGGATATCGACATCGATTTCTGCTTTGAGCGCAGGGAGGAAATCATCCAGTACGTCAAGAAGAAATATGGCGAACAAAACGTCACTCAGATCATCACCTTTGGCACCATGGCAGCGCGCGGTGTGATTCGCGATGTCGGTCGCGTGCTGAAAATGAGCCTTAGCGAAGTCGATAAAATTGCTAAAATGATCCCAGAAAAACTCGGCACAACGCTGGAAAAGGCGCTAGAACAGGTGGCTGAGCTTCGCCAGGTGGTCGAACAAGATGAGTTGCATCGGAAATTGATCGAGAACTCGCTCATTCTCGAAGGGCTGGCGCGACATGCTTCAACCCACGCCGCTGGTGTTGTCATCACCCCGGACGAGTTGACCAACTATACGCCCTTGTTCAAATCCAGCCAAGGCGATGTAACCACCCAATACGACATGAAAACCCTGGAGAAGATCGGCGTATTGAAAATGGACTTTCTGGGCTTGCGCACGCTGACCGTAATCGATCATACCCTCAAATTGCTCAAGAACCGCGGCATTGAATTGGACTTGGATCAATTGCCATTAGACGATCCGGCGACGTTCCAGATCTTCTGTAACGGAGAGACCGTTGCGATATTCCAATTTGAAAGTTCGGGCATGAGGGATTGCCTGCGTCGTCTGAAACCAGAGCGGATCGGCGATTTGATTGCAATGAACGCGCTGTATCGACCTGGCCCAATGGACATGATCGACGATTTCATCGCTCGCAAACATGGGGAGCAAAAAATCGAGTATCTCCATCCGCTCATGGAGCCGATCCTCAAAGAGACCTATGGCGTCATGATCTACCAGGAGCAGGTGATGCGAGTTGCCAGTGAGCTAGCGGGATTCAGTCTCGGAGGGGCTGATCTATTGCGGCGCGCAATCAGCAAGAAGAAGCTCGAGCAGATAAAACAGATGCGCGAGCAGTTCGTCGCTGGTGCGGAAAAAAAAGGCATTTCCCCTGCCATCTCGAATGAAATTTTTGACCTCATTGTTAAATTTGCTGGCTACGGCTTTAACAAATCTCATGCAGCCGGCTATTCGCTGATCGCCTATCAGACCGCCTATCTCAAAGCCCATTACCCAGCCGAATTTATGGCCGCGAACCTAACTAGCGAAATCAGCGACACCAGCCGCATCGTGGTGCTCATCGATGAGTGCAAACGAATGGGCCTCACAATTTTGCCACCAGATGTGAATGAGAGTGAATTCGAGTTCACCGTTGTAAATCAGGCGATCCGCTACGGTTTGGGTGCGATCAAAAATGTTGGCAGGAATGCCATTAATTCGATCCTGGCGGCTCGAAAAAAACTTGGTCGGTTCAAAACCATTTTTGACCTCGTTGCTCATGTCGATGGCCGGCTGGTCAATAAAAAGGTGCTGGAAAGCCTCATCCAGGCAGGGGCAATGGATTCGCTCCAAGGCCATCGCGCCCAATTGATGCAGAGTATCGATCTGGCTGCCAATTACGCTCAGCGCATCCATCTGCATCGCGCTAATGGTCAGACCAGCATTTTTGATGCAAGTGGGCCCAGTATCGGCCCGGATACACCACCGTTGCCAGACGTAGCTCCATGGAGCCATTCTGAGCAATTGAGCCGAGAGAAGGATCTGCTCGGATTTTACTTCTCTGGACATCCGCTCTCCAGGTACAGCATTGAGCTGAAAATGTTCTCCCAACATACGCTGGATCAGCTCCGTTTCCTTAGCGATAAGGCCGAGCTAAAAACGATCGCCATGATTACTGGCATCAAAAAGCATTTTGACCGCAAAAATCGGCCGATGGCTTTTGTGACCATTGAAGATTTGACCGCGACTGGGGAGCTGATCATCTTTGCTGATGCGTTTGAAAAGCATCGACAAATTGTCCACGAAGATTCCATTCTCCTGGTGATCGGAAAAGTCTCGATGAAAAATGGCAATGACGAGGCGAAAATTTTGTGCGATGATTTGATCCCCATCGATCAGGTATGGGAACGCTGCGTCAAAAATATTAAATTTTCCCTCCAAGTTAATCAGCAGAGCGAACATCATTTGCGCGAAATCAAAAATATTCTGACGAAAAATCGAGGATCCGTGCCCGTGTTGATCAATCTGAAAACGCCCGAAAACGGTGAATATACGTTTCTTTCGAAAAAAATCACTGCTCAACCTTCCTCGGCTCTGATCTCCCAATTGTCGAACATTATCGGCTTAGAAAACATTTGCATTGAACTTCAGCCCCGATCTTTGTAA
- a CDS encoding ThiF family adenylyltransferase, whose product MKTNFGSEEFERYARQIAFQEIGPAGQEKLARGRVMILGCGGLGAASASILARAGVGYLKLVDRDFLELNNLQRQLLYEEHDVKEGLPKAIAAQHRIQQINSTINTEAIIADANRFNIESLINDVDVIIDATDNFETRFLLNEACVKHSRPWIYGAAIESYGLTMTILPGETACLRCVMEKIPEPGTVPTCETVGVLASIVAIIASIQSAEAIKIIIGNKAAINRNLISIDVWQNSYQTIDIAKEKIQKNCPVCNQRWFDYLEGKHGSAFTTLCGRNAVQILPFKQTQLDLPRLAIQLAELGVVKANEYLIRFEIENYELSIFPDGRAIVKGTTDTAIARSLYSRYVGN is encoded by the coding sequence ATGAAGACAAATTTCGGTTCAGAAGAGTTCGAGCGCTATGCGCGCCAAATAGCGTTTCAGGAGATCGGCCCGGCAGGGCAGGAAAAGTTAGCCCGGGGTCGGGTGATGATCTTGGGATGCGGCGGCCTTGGGGCGGCCTCGGCGTCGATCCTGGCGCGTGCCGGAGTGGGCTATCTAAAGTTAGTCGATCGCGATTTTTTAGAATTGAATAACCTGCAGCGTCAGCTTTTGTATGAGGAACATGATGTCAAGGAGGGATTGCCTAAGGCCATTGCAGCTCAGCACCGCATCCAGCAGATCAATTCCACGATCAACACCGAAGCAATCATTGCCGATGCCAATCGATTCAATATCGAATCGCTGATCAATGATGTCGATGTGATCATCGATGCTACGGATAATTTTGAGACCCGATTTCTATTGAATGAGGCGTGTGTGAAGCACAGCCGTCCTTGGATTTACGGTGCTGCGATCGAATCCTATGGTCTGACCATGACTATTCTCCCCGGAGAAACTGCTTGCCTTCGATGCGTGATGGAAAAAATCCCCGAACCGGGAACAGTCCCGACCTGCGAAACTGTCGGTGTTTTGGCTTCCATCGTCGCGATAATCGCCTCCATTCAATCTGCCGAAGCGATCAAAATAATAATCGGGAACAAGGCAGCGATCAATCGCAATTTGATCAGCATCGATGTCTGGCAGAATAGCTATCAGACTATTGATATTGCGAAAGAAAAAATTCAGAAGAACTGCCCGGTCTGCAATCAGCGGTGGTTCGATTACCTTGAGGGCAAGCACGGCAGTGCCTTCACTACGCTGTGCGGCCGCAATGCGGTGCAGATTCTGCCATTTAAACAAACCCAGCTCGATCTCCCTCGATTAGCCATCCAGCTTGCGGAACTGGGTGTGGTGAAAGCCAATGAGTATTTGATCCGCTTTGAGATCGAAAATTATGAATTATCCATTTTTCCCGATGGCCGGGCAATTGTCAAAGGAACCACCGATACAGCAATTGCGCGCAGCCTCTATTCCAGATATGTAGGGAATTAG
- a CDS encoding TrpB-like pyridoxal phosphate-dependent enzyme codes for MKTTKILLSEKDLPHEWYNIQADLPKPLPPVLHPGTKQPVGPQDLAPLFPMELIKQEVSTERWIPIPDEVLDIYRLWRPSPLFRAWRLEKALDTPAKIYYKWEGVSPAGSHKPNTAVAQAYYNKKEGVKRITTETGAGQWGSALSLACNFFGLECKVYMVKISYNQKPYRRIMMQTWGAQVVPSPSTDTNAGRMVLEQDPDSPGSLGVAISEAVEDAAMREDTKYSLGSVLNHVLLHQTVVGLEAKKQMELAGDYPDVVIGCVGGGSNFAGLVFPFLHDKFNGKKVRGVAVEPASCPTLTRGPYAYDFGDVAEMTPLLAMHTLGHKFIPPPIHAGGLRYHGMAPLISHLVKEKILEAVAYKQLETFEAARTFARAEGIIPAPESAHAIRAAINEALKAKQAGTPITILFNLSGHGHFDMAAYDAFLAGKLADHELPEDEIKRTLELIKDYPKVA; via the coding sequence ATGAAGACGACAAAAATTCTTCTCTCCGAGAAAGATCTACCACACGAGTGGTACAATATTCAAGCAGATCTTCCCAAGCCGTTACCTCCAGTGCTGCATCCGGGCACCAAACAGCCAGTGGGACCCCAGGATTTGGCACCGCTGTTTCCGATGGAATTGATCAAACAAGAGGTGAGCACCGAGCGGTGGATTCCGATTCCAGATGAGGTTTTGGACATCTATCGGCTCTGGCGTCCGTCCCCCCTGTTTCGGGCTTGGCGGTTAGAGAAGGCGCTGGATACGCCAGCGAAAATATATTACAAATGGGAAGGAGTTAGCCCGGCTGGCAGCCACAAGCCAAATACGGCTGTGGCCCAAGCATATTACAACAAGAAAGAAGGAGTGAAAAGAATTACGACCGAAACTGGCGCTGGCCAATGGGGAAGCGCGTTGAGCTTGGCGTGCAACTTTTTTGGTCTGGAATGCAAGGTTTACATGGTGAAGATCAGTTACAATCAGAAGCCGTACCGTCGAATTATGATGCAGACCTGGGGGGCCCAGGTCGTACCAAGTCCCAGCACCGATACCAATGCTGGCCGGATGGTCTTAGAACAGGATCCTGATTCTCCCGGGAGTCTGGGGGTTGCCATCAGTGAGGCGGTTGAAGATGCAGCGATGAGAGAAGATACCAAATATTCGCTGGGAAGCGTGCTTAACCATGTGTTACTGCATCAGACCGTGGTGGGTTTGGAGGCGAAGAAACAAATGGAGCTGGCGGGAGATTATCCTGATGTGGTTATTGGCTGTGTGGGCGGTGGCAGCAATTTCGCTGGCTTGGTGTTCCCGTTTCTCCATGATAAATTTAACGGAAAAAAAGTAAGAGGGGTGGCGGTAGAGCCTGCTTCCTGCCCAACGCTCACTCGCGGCCCGTATGCCTACGATTTTGGGGACGTGGCTGAGATGACACCGCTTTTAGCCATGCATACCTTGGGCCACAAGTTCATTCCGCCTCCGATCCATGCCGGTGGGCTTCGCTATCATGGGATGGCTCCGCTTATTAGCCACCTGGTCAAAGAGAAAATTCTTGAGGCCGTTGCTTACAAACAGTTGGAAACCTTCGAGGCCGCAAGAACCTTTGCCAGAGCCGAAGGGATTATCCCAGCGCCAGAATCTGCCCATGCGATCCGCGCCGCAATCAATGAGGCTTTAAAAGCCAAGCAAGCGGGCACGCCAATAACAATCCTGTTCAACCTCAGCGGTCATGGACATTTTGATATGGCGGCCTACGACGCCTTTTTGGCTGGCAAACTTGCCGATCATGAGCTCCCAGAGGACGAAATTAAGCGCACTTTGGAGTTGATCAAGGATTATCCAAAAGTGGCCTAA
- the trxA gene encoding thioredoxin: MSNLLAINEENFENEVLQSPHPVLIDFWAIWCGPCKMISPIVDELARDYEGKLKVGKCDVDSNQRIAIKYGIRSIPTLLLFKDGKVVDQIIGAVPKHHIKEKIDKILGA; this comes from the coding sequence ATGAGCAACTTGCTGGCTATTAACGAAGAAAATTTTGAAAATGAAGTGCTGCAATCTCCTCATCCGGTCTTGATCGATTTCTGGGCAATTTGGTGTGGGCCATGCAAAATGATCTCTCCGATCGTTGATGAATTGGCGCGCGATTATGAGGGAAAATTGAAAGTAGGCAAATGCGATGTAGATTCAAATCAGCGGATCGCTATTAAATATGGCATTCGCAGCATTCCGACATTGCTGCTGTTTAAAGATGGCAAGGTGGTTGACCAAATCATCGGTGCCGTTCCGAAGCATCACATTAAAGAAAAAATCGATAAAATATTAGGTGCCTAA
- a CDS encoding S1 family peptidase, producing the protein MPTIQQILAIQKRVQFELMKKKNVVGVGIGYKMSNHRTTGEIGLVVFVSDKLPAAQLASRDVIPKAIKGVVTDVKPVGRIIIHKSRTERWRPAPPGVSIGHEYVTAGTFGAVVRDNATGKKLILSNNHVLANSNDARKKDAIVQPGPIDGGRAPQDLIAQLERFVPISFKKSETNVCSIAARIAKIANYLAARFGSKSRLAPFRIEDAVNVVDAAVASPWGDSITDEILNLGTVHGIAEPELNMKVRKSGRTTAVTEGTITSLNTMVEVGYGNGKSAIFENQIITTNMSAPGDSGSLLVTADGNNAVGLLFAGSNEVTVFNPIQQVLDLLEVHFE; encoded by the coding sequence ATGCCAACCATCCAACAGATTTTGGCAATACAAAAACGGGTTCAGTTTGAGCTCATGAAAAAAAAGAACGTTGTCGGCGTCGGGATTGGTTATAAAATGTCAAATCATCGAACCACAGGAGAAATTGGTCTGGTGGTTTTTGTTTCGGACAAGCTTCCGGCGGCGCAATTAGCCAGCCGAGACGTCATTCCGAAAGCGATTAAGGGAGTCGTCACTGATGTCAAGCCGGTGGGTCGGATCATAATTCATAAGTCGCGGACCGAACGTTGGCGCCCAGCGCCGCCTGGGGTGAGTATCGGCCACGAATATGTTACGGCAGGTACCTTCGGTGCAGTTGTGCGAGATAATGCAACCGGTAAAAAACTGATCCTCTCCAATAATCATGTTTTGGCCAACAGTAATGACGCACGAAAAAAGGACGCCATCGTTCAGCCGGGTCCCATCGATGGCGGACGCGCTCCGCAGGACTTGATTGCTCAACTGGAACGTTTCGTCCCGATCAGCTTCAAAAAAAGTGAAACGAACGTATGTTCGATCGCGGCTCGGATCGCCAAAATCGCGAATTATCTTGCCGCGCGGTTTGGTTCAAAATCGCGGTTGGCCCCCTTTCGGATCGAAGATGCCGTGAATGTGGTCGACGCAGCGGTCGCATCGCCCTGGGGCGATAGCATTACGGATGAAATTCTCAACTTGGGAACGGTCCATGGCATTGCTGAACCTGAACTAAATATGAAAGTGAGAAAAAGCGGACGAACCACTGCTGTGACCGAAGGCACGATTACCAGCCTGAATACCATGGTCGAGGTCGGTTATGGCAATGGTAAAAGTGCCATTTTTGAAAATCAGATCATCACGACCAATATGTCCGCCCCAGGGGATTCTGGCTCCCTGCTGGTAACTGCCGATGGAAATAATGCAGTGGGATTACTATTTGCCGGTTCTAATGAAGTGACTGTTTTTAACCCAATTCAGCAGGTTTTAGATCTGTTAGAGGTCCATTTTGAGTGA
- a CDS encoding tetratricopeptide repeat protein: MKNTRALMSSSLVSLIIIALGLFVLCMGRAPHVNLDEPLIEGGGIAAESDSSNDELSALLDDATDSESISGNSEASSFEDSDLSSLLAEDDDNKASTNSDDGMDEILSLLEDNGTESNDSGNNDSFESFAEADANNRLSKNASDSDGSSKAPQMASADQLSEEISQLESVLSEKTSEANRLQAELNNYDQKIAEYQRAAYSPSSGTPVRTVSTSKPALSSAAEESYSPQSESRAAGGSDYEATYNAALEQYRNKQYQQAIATFDRLIQRNPNHPLAANCQYWIGECRFAQGNFYQAIVEFNKVFAHDSPDKQDDAQLMLGLAYLKLGELNIARVEFDWLVSCYNSSEYLNSAHHYLSQF, translated from the coding sequence ATGAAAAACACCAGAGCCCTCATGAGTTCTTCATTGGTATCGCTCATCATCATCGCACTGGGGCTGTTTGTCCTGTGCATGGGGCGCGCACCTCACGTTAATTTAGATGAGCCACTGATTGAAGGGGGCGGAATCGCTGCGGAATCGGATAGCTCTAACGACGAGCTTTCTGCGTTATTAGATGATGCCACTGATTCTGAAAGCATCTCCGGCAACTCCGAGGCGTCGTCATTTGAAGATAGCGACTTGTCCAGTCTCCTGGCTGAAGATGATGATAACAAAGCATCAACGAACAGTGATGATGGAATGGATGAGATTTTGAGTTTGCTGGAGGATAATGGCACCGAGTCAAACGATAGTGGGAATAATGATAGTTTCGAGTCGTTTGCCGAAGCGGACGCGAATAATCGCCTCAGTAAGAACGCATCAGATTCCGATGGTTCGTCTAAAGCACCCCAGATGGCATCGGCCGATCAACTATCCGAAGAGATTAGCCAATTGGAGAGTGTATTATCCGAAAAAACATCGGAAGCGAATAGATTGCAAGCTGAATTAAATAATTATGATCAAAAGATCGCGGAGTATCAACGAGCTGCCTATTCGCCAAGTAGCGGCACTCCGGTTCGGACTGTTAGCACCAGCAAGCCCGCGCTATCCAGCGCAGCGGAGGAATCCTACTCGCCTCAAAGCGAAAGTCGCGCTGCAGGCGGTAGCGATTATGAAGCAACTTATAATGCTGCACTGGAGCAATATCGCAACAAGCAGTATCAGCAAGCGATTGCGACGTTCGATCGGCTGATTCAAAGAAATCCCAATCACCCCCTCGCTGCCAATTGCCAATACTGGATTGGCGAGTGTCGCTTTGCCCAGGGAAATTTTTATCAAGCCATTGTCGAATTCAATAAAGTTTTCGCTCATGATTCGCCTGATAAGCAGGATGATGCTCAGTTGATGTTAGGCTTGGCTTATTTGAAGCTTGGCGAATTGAATATCGCACGAGTCGAATTCGATTGGTTGGTGAGCTGTTATAACTCTAGTGAATATCTGAATTCCGCTCATCATTACTTAAGCCAATTCTAA
- a CDS encoding DUF4282 domain-containing protein, protein MEEPKGFFTTLFDFSFSEFIVPKVIQTLFVIGILGAAVGAFFFIAWGFRASFFAGLLTILLSPIVFVIYVILVRVYLEVVMVLFQISDTLNKILAQRKE, encoded by the coding sequence ATGGAAGAACCGAAGGGCTTTTTTACCACATTATTTGACTTCTCATTTTCAGAATTCATCGTTCCAAAGGTGATTCAAACGTTATTTGTCATCGGGATTCTCGGGGCCGCGGTCGGCGCCTTTTTCTTCATCGCCTGGGGATTTCGGGCCAGTTTCTTCGCTGGTCTGCTTACCATTCTGCTCTCCCCAATCGTTTTTGTCATCTATGTGATCCTGGTTCGCGTTTACCTCGAAGTCGTGATGGTACTGTTCCAAATATCAGATACACTGAATAAGATACTGGCTCAGAGGAAAGAATAG